One segment of Natronosalvus halobius DNA contains the following:
- a CDS encoding succinylglutamate desuccinylase/aspartoacylase family protein — MKRRTVLGAGGALAAGVVTVAAAASQTMRDDTFVSAARAPSAADDVERETERLLPGTEHETPLHAIDASEDGPTVMVFGGIHGDEYNGIDIANEMVDWNPEAGTVVVVPEANRVAVENEQREGIDGDLNRMFPLDREPITDLARGIWDAVERHDPDVVLDLHRSLGIYGLHDRYVGQAVFHTPDAHGDELAASLNEDLVPWYMPAHRFVAMESTQPSPLLFKKAAHELGSTAYLFETTRFMLDRSTKNAFTRAAAARVLALHGLLETDADTDTEVAQ; from the coding sequence ATGAAACGACGGACGGTCCTGGGCGCCGGTGGGGCGCTCGCCGCTGGGGTGGTCACGGTCGCGGCCGCCGCGAGTCAGACGATGCGTGATGATACGTTCGTTTCGGCGGCTCGAGCGCCGTCTGCGGCGGACGACGTCGAACGGGAGACGGAGCGCCTCCTCCCCGGAACCGAGCACGAGACGCCGCTGCACGCAATCGACGCGTCGGAAGATGGCCCGACGGTGATGGTGTTCGGCGGGATCCACGGCGACGAGTATAACGGCATCGACATCGCCAACGAGATGGTCGACTGGAACCCCGAGGCGGGGACAGTCGTCGTCGTTCCCGAGGCGAACCGCGTCGCCGTCGAGAACGAACAGCGAGAAGGCATCGACGGGGATCTCAACCGGATGTTTCCGCTGGATCGCGAACCGATAACTGACCTCGCTCGCGGCATCTGGGACGCCGTCGAACGCCACGACCCCGACGTCGTGCTCGATCTGCACCGATCGCTCGGCATCTACGGGCTCCACGACCGGTACGTCGGCCAGGCGGTTTTCCACACGCCTGACGCCCACGGTGACGAACTCGCGGCGTCCCTCAACGAGGACCTCGTTCCCTGGTACATGCCCGCTCACCGGTTCGTGGCCATGGAGAGCACCCAACCGAGTCCGCTTCTGTTCAAGAAGGCAGCGCACGAACTGGGGTCGACCGCTTACCTCTTCGAGACGACCCGCTTCATGCTCGACCGATCCACGAAAAACGCGTTCACGCGGGCGGCGGCGGCCCGCGTTCTCGCGCTACACGGCCTGCTCGAGACGGACGCGGACACGGACACGGAGGTGGCCCAATGA
- a CDS encoding DUF1918 domain-containing protein, which yields MSFDEDDRVVLHDKHSEFDGETGTVTQTMESMFGDTTYTISFEDGQEAGVPEDALEVADDEDALQDENEDESEDEDAA from the coding sequence ATGAGCTTCGACGAAGACGACCGCGTCGTCTTGCACGACAAGCACAGCGAGTTCGACGGCGAAACCGGCACCGTCACCCAGACGATGGAGTCGATGTTCGGCGACACGACCTACACCATCAGCTTCGAGGACGGCCAGGAGGCCGGTGTTCCGGAGGACGCCCTCGAGGTGGCCGACGACGAGGACGCCCTCCAGGACGAAAACGAAGACGAAAGCGAAGACGAAGACGCCGCGTAA
- a CDS encoding RNA-binding protein — protein MPQIPLHYVDLRTFCYATEDDKRVEAALRRFLPEEFEIERVESEGHYGDRILVLSARVENADDVRHVLAQLTDLETFDRLLAELDDRVTDNCELFLRLDKQAAFGGDVRLGEGITFRAKVEAYPAKKPQAVENAETVLEELAGDAAKE, from the coding sequence ATGCCACAGATTCCGCTTCACTACGTCGACTTGCGAACGTTCTGTTACGCCACCGAAGACGACAAGCGCGTCGAGGCGGCGCTGAGACGCTTCCTCCCCGAGGAGTTCGAGATCGAACGCGTCGAGAGTGAGGGGCACTATGGGGACCGTATCCTCGTTCTCTCCGCCCGCGTCGAAAACGCCGACGACGTCCGCCACGTTCTCGCCCAGTTGACCGACCTCGAGACGTTCGACCGACTGCTTGCGGAACTCGACGACCGCGTCACCGACAACTGCGAACTGTTTCTCCGACTGGACAAGCAAGCCGCGTTCGGCGGGGACGTCCGACTCGGCGAGGGGATCACGTTCCGCGCGAAAGTCGAGGCCTATCCGGCGAAGAAGCCACAGGCCGTCGAAAACGCTGAAACGGTGCTCGAGGAGCTGGCGGGCGATGCTGCCAAGGAGTGA
- a CDS encoding universal stress protein, producing the protein MYERILLPTDGSETTARALEHAIDLANQYDAALHVLYVIDKAVFAGDVETGPIVEQFETVGDSVLEDVSGEAARAGVEPVITTLERGSPHTKILEYAEGQGIDMIVMGTHGRTGLDRYLIGSVAEKVVRLSDAPVLTVRQAEDVSGDER; encoded by the coding sequence ATGTACGAGCGAATCCTCCTCCCCACCGATGGCAGCGAGACGACGGCTCGCGCCCTCGAGCACGCTATCGACCTCGCGAACCAGTACGATGCTGCGTTACACGTCCTCTACGTGATCGACAAGGCCGTCTTCGCGGGCGATGTCGAAACCGGTCCCATCGTCGAGCAGTTCGAGACCGTCGGCGACTCGGTCCTAGAGGACGTCTCCGGCGAGGCTGCCCGGGCTGGCGTCGAGCCGGTTATCACTACGCTCGAGCGCGGCAGTCCCCACACGAAGATTCTCGAGTACGCCGAAGGTCAGGGGATCGATATGATCGTGATGGGGACGCACGGGCGAACCGGGCTGGATCGGTACCTGATCGGGAGCGTGGCCGAGAAGGTGGTTCGACTCTCCGATGCGCCGGTGTTGACGGTCCGTCAGGCAGAAGACGTTTCGGGCGACGAGCGGTAA
- the pyrI gene encoding aspartate carbamoyltransferase regulatory subunit, producing MSDNHDHSHDHDHDHDHDHDPDHDHELRVSKIRNGTVIDHVRAGQALNVLAILGIDGSQDEEVSVGINVPSDRLARKDIVKVEGRELSQEEVDVISLIAPDATINIVRDYEVASKHRVERPEEVEGVLTCPNATCITTENEPVTSRFDVLEDGVRCSYCETIVRDEIADLIDSR from the coding sequence ATGAGCGATAATCACGATCACAGTCACGACCACGACCACGATCACGATCACGACCACGATCCCGACCACGACCACGAACTCCGCGTCAGCAAAATCAGAAACGGCACCGTCATCGACCACGTGCGGGCCGGCCAGGCGCTGAACGTCCTCGCAATCCTCGGGATCGACGGTAGCCAGGACGAGGAGGTCTCCGTCGGGATCAACGTTCCCTCCGATCGCCTCGCCCGCAAGGACATCGTGAAGGTCGAGGGCCGCGAGCTGAGCCAGGAGGAAGTCGATGTAATCTCGCTAATCGCGCCCGACGCGACGATCAACATCGTGCGAGACTACGAGGTGGCGAGTAAACATCGCGTCGAACGACCCGAGGAGGTCGAGGGCGTGCTCACCTGCCCGAACGCGACCTGTATCACGACCGAGAACGAACCCGTCACCTCTCGCTTCGACGTTCTCGAGGACGGGGTTCGCTGTTCGTACTGCGAAACGATTGTTCGCGACGAAATCGCCGACCTGATCGACTCGCGGTAG
- the pyrB gene encoding aspartate carbamoyltransferase, with protein sequence MRHDHLITSKHLTREDIEAVLDRAAEIDADPDAVAGNHEGTLLGLLFFEPSTRTKMSFETAMKRLGGDVVDMGSVESSSVKKGETLADTVRVIEGYADAIVVRHPSQGSAKMASEFVDVPLINAGDGAGHHPTQTLLDLYTIRENAGLDDLSIGIMGDLKYGRTVHSLAYALSNFDAHQHFISPESLQLPREVVYDLHQEGASVREHESLEEVLASLDVLYVTRIQRERFPDENEYQRIAGEYQIDLETLEGASDDLTVMHPLPRVDEIAAEIDDTDHAAYFEQAHNGVPVRMALLDSLLGGDSR encoded by the coding sequence ATGCGCCACGATCACCTCATCACGAGTAAACACCTCACGCGGGAGGACATCGAGGCCGTCCTGGACCGGGCCGCCGAGATCGACGCCGATCCGGACGCCGTCGCCGGAAACCACGAGGGGACGCTTCTCGGCCTGCTCTTTTTCGAACCGAGCACTCGGACGAAAATGAGCTTCGAGACGGCAATGAAACGCCTCGGCGGGGACGTTGTCGACATGGGATCCGTCGAATCCTCGAGCGTCAAGAAAGGGGAGACGCTCGCCGACACCGTCCGCGTCATCGAGGGGTACGCCGACGCCATCGTCGTTCGCCACCCCAGTCAGGGCTCTGCGAAGATGGCGAGCGAGTTCGTCGACGTCCCGCTCATCAACGCCGGTGACGGGGCGGGCCACCACCCGACACAGACGCTTCTCGATCTCTACACGATTCGGGAAAACGCCGGCCTCGACGACCTCTCGATCGGCATCATGGGCGACCTGAAGTACGGACGGACGGTCCACTCGCTGGCCTACGCGCTGTCGAACTTCGACGCCCACCAGCACTTCATTAGCCCGGAGAGTCTGCAACTGCCGCGGGAGGTCGTCTACGACCTCCACCAGGAGGGGGCGTCCGTGCGCGAACACGAAAGCCTCGAGGAGGTCCTCGCCTCCCTGGACGTGCTCTACGTGACCCGTATCCAGCGCGAGCGGTTCCCGGACGAAAACGAGTACCAGCGAATCGCCGGCGAGTACCAGATCGACCTCGAGACGCTCGAGGGCGCGAGCGACGACCTCACCGTGATGCACCCGCTCCCGCGGGTCGACGAGATCGCGGCCGAGATCGACGACACCGACCACGCGGCGTACTTCGAACAGGCTCACAACGGGGTGCCGGTTCGAATGGCGCTCCTCGACAGCCTCCTCGGAGGTGACTCTCGATGA